A genome region from Zootoca vivipara chromosome 11, rZooViv1.1, whole genome shotgun sequence includes the following:
- the LOC118077360 gene encoding C-C motif chemokine 19-like, whose product MAAGMAAHGFCWILGLVALCVLSTQQVSGDYQVMDCCVRTSSRPIPAKVVQDYRDQYVQDGCPVRAVIFITIRGRNLCAPPHAPWVKHLKETLNRRNHNRRSSWLSF is encoded by the exons ATGGCAGCAGGCATGGCAGCGCACGGCTTCTGCTGGATCCTTGGTTTGGTGGCTCTCTGCGTCCTGAGCACCCAGCAGG tTTCTGGTGATTATCAGGTCATGGACTGCTGCGTGAGAACCAGCTCGAGGCCCATTCCCGCCAAAGTTGTCCAAGATTACCGGGACCAGTATGTTCAAGACGGCTGCCCAGTCCGGGCTGTGAT TTTCATCACCATCAGAGGGAGGAACCTCTGTGCCCCTCCCCATGCCCCGTGGGTGAAGCATCTGAAAGAGACGTTGAACCGCCGAAACCATAACAGG agGTCATCCTGGCTTTCCTTCTAG